From Aurantimicrobium sp. INA4, one genomic window encodes:
- a CDS encoding purine-nucleoside phosphorylase translates to MDSTLKNPEELLNPLSNPDVDPFEVAREAAAQIAEKTGVSKHDIGLTLGSGWGKAAELMGETTATIDAAEITGFSASAVVGHSGTLRSILLPSGKRALVIGARTHYYEGHGVRRVAHSVRTAAACGATTMVLTNGAGGIKPTWKPGTPVLISDHINLTANSPLEGATFVDLTDLYSSRLRELARTVDNSLDDGVYVQFRGPHYETPAEVQMAKVLGGHIVGMSTALEAIAARQAGMEVLGLSLITNLAAGISENPLSHKEVLEAGAAAESRISELLAHIVDKL, encoded by the coding sequence ATGGATTCAACGTTGAAAAACCCAGAAGAACTTCTCAACCCCCTCTCAAACCCTGACGTGGACCCGTTTGAAGTGGCTCGTGAAGCAGCCGCTCAAATCGCGGAGAAAACAGGCGTATCCAAGCACGATATTGGTCTGACCCTCGGGTCTGGCTGGGGCAAAGCAGCAGAGTTGATGGGTGAAACTACAGCCACCATTGACGCGGCAGAGATAACTGGATTTAGTGCTTCAGCGGTGGTGGGCCATTCGGGGACCTTACGGAGTATCTTGCTTCCTAGCGGAAAACGTGCCCTTGTTATTGGTGCCCGCACGCACTACTACGAAGGTCACGGCGTACGTCGCGTAGCCCACAGCGTGCGGACTGCTGCTGCGTGTGGTGCCACCACTATGGTGCTGACCAATGGTGCAGGAGGCATTAAACCCACGTGGAAGCCAGGAACTCCGGTTCTCATCAGTGATCACATCAATTTGACCGCAAATTCTCCGCTCGAAGGTGCGACCTTTGTTGACCTTACCGACCTCTATTCATCACGATTGCGCGAGCTTGCTCGCACTGTAGATAACAGCCTCGATGACGGTGTTTATGTACAGTTCCGTGGCCCACATTATGAAACACCTGCAGAAGTACAGATGGCCAAGGTTCTTGGCGGCCACATCGTGGGCATGTCCACCGCGTTAGAGGCAATTGCGGCCCGCCAAGCAGGCATGGAAGTTCTCGGGCTTTCTCTCATTACGAACTTGGCAGCTGGAATTTCTGAGAATCCACTTTCTCATAAAGAAGTTCTTGAAGCCGGCGCTGCTGCTGAAAGTCGCATTAGCGAGCTTCTTGCTCACATTGTCGACAAGCTATAG
- a CDS encoding phospho-sugar mutase, protein MKMEHEFHSDVLDWLDQDPDPETVAELRALLEASEKGDENAHTEITDRFFTRLSFGTAGLRGAIAAGPNRMNRVVVIQAAAGLARYLLSHAPTGKTPLVVIGFDGRKNSEVFARDTAEIMSGFGIQALLMPRMVPTPVLAFSVRELNASAGVMVTASHNPAADNGYKVYLGGEDHGSQIVSPADAYIAEQIHFVATQMKVSELARGPFNIIPESVIENYISQTALVAGSSAPVPSAQPHFVYTAMHGVGFETFAAVISRAGFSAPEVVAEQNVPDATFPTVEFPNPEEPGALDLAFALAGKTKAELIVANDPDADRLAVAIPDQTAAEGYRRLTGNELGALLGWRAARELSAKQRTGTLACSIVSSPALSAVAEHYGLGFKWTLTGFKWVSRVENLTFGYEEALGYLVNPGTIRDKDGISAAVALLSIVSELKSRGLTLSDHLDEFSMTFGHFASDQISLRVSDLSEIPRLMTRLRSSQPAFVGGIAVSKVDDLLEGNSEFPPSDVLRFWLEDSSRIMVRPSGTEPKLKVYIDVVCREGELIERRNDASQRLSALSLGMKELLGL, encoded by the coding sequence ATGAAAATGGAGCATGAGTTCCACTCAGATGTTCTTGACTGGCTCGATCAGGACCCAGATCCTGAAACAGTGGCAGAGCTTCGAGCTCTTCTCGAAGCATCTGAAAAGGGAGATGAAAATGCACACACTGAGATTACGGACCGCTTCTTCACTCGGTTAAGCTTTGGCACTGCTGGTCTTCGTGGAGCTATCGCTGCTGGACCCAACCGAATGAATCGGGTTGTTGTTATCCAAGCTGCAGCTGGTTTGGCACGCTACCTCCTTTCCCACGCTCCCACAGGCAAGACTCCCCTTGTGGTTATTGGTTTTGACGGACGCAAGAACTCTGAAGTGTTTGCCCGTGACACGGCAGAAATCATGTCAGGTTTCGGCATTCAGGCTTTGTTGATGCCCCGAATGGTGCCCACTCCTGTCCTCGCTTTCAGTGTTCGCGAGCTGAATGCCAGCGCAGGTGTCATGGTGACTGCCAGCCACAACCCTGCAGCAGACAACGGCTACAAGGTGTATCTCGGTGGTGAAGATCACGGTTCTCAGATAGTTTCTCCCGCAGATGCATACATTGCCGAGCAGATTCACTTCGTTGCCACTCAGATGAAGGTTAGCGAGCTTGCCAGAGGACCCTTCAACATCATTCCTGAATCGGTCATTGAGAACTACATCTCCCAGACTGCTCTGGTTGCAGGAAGTTCTGCACCTGTTCCTTCAGCACAGCCCCACTTTGTTTACACTGCCATGCATGGCGTGGGCTTTGAAACTTTCGCAGCTGTCATCTCACGTGCTGGCTTCTCTGCACCAGAAGTTGTTGCTGAACAAAACGTTCCTGATGCAACCTTCCCCACAGTGGAGTTTCCCAACCCTGAGGAACCCGGTGCCCTTGACTTGGCCTTTGCACTGGCTGGCAAGACCAAGGCTGAACTGATTGTGGCGAACGACCCAGATGCAGATCGTTTGGCTGTGGCCATCCCGGATCAGACAGCGGCCGAAGGCTATCGCCGCCTCACCGGCAATGAACTAGGCGCACTGCTGGGCTGGCGAGCAGCACGTGAACTTTCTGCTAAACAGCGCACAGGAACCCTGGCATGCTCCATCGTGTCTAGCCCTGCACTCTCTGCCGTTGCTGAACACTACGGCCTGGGCTTTAAGTGGACACTCACCGGATTCAAGTGGGTTTCCAGGGTTGAGAACTTGACCTTCGGTTATGAAGAAGCACTGGGCTATCTGGTCAACCCCGGAACAATTCGAGACAAGGACGGCATCTCCGCTGCCGTTGCACTCTTGAGCATCGTCAGCGAACTGAAATCTCGCGGGTTGACCTTGAGTGATCACCTCGATGAGTTCAGCATGACATTTGGACATTTTGCGAGTGATCAGATTTCCCTTCGAGTTTCTGACCTCTCAGAGATTCCTCGATTGATGACAAGACTGCGATCTTCGCAGCCAGCGTTTGTTGGTGGGATTGCCGTGTCAAAAGTCGATGATCTTCTCGAAGGTAACTCCGAATTTCCCCCCAGTGATGTATTGAGGTTCTGGCTTGAAGATAGCTCCCGCATCATGGTTCGCCCCAGCGGAACCGAACCCAAGCTCAAGGTCTATATCGATGTGGTCTGCCGCGAAGGTGAGCTCATCGAACGCAGAAACGACGCTTCACAGAGACTCTCAGCCCTTTCTCTGGGGATGAAAGAACTACTTGGGCTCTAA
- a CDS encoding thymidine phosphorylase: MSTPTIEPFDAVQLISIKRDKGELSTEQIQWMINAYTRGFIAQEQMSAMTMAIFLNGMTRREIKDMTMAMIASGERMDFSALNRPTADKHSTGGVGDKITLPLMPLVASFGVAVPQLSGRGLGHTGGTLDKLESISGWRAHLSNEEMFNQLAKLNGVICAAGSGLAPADGKLYALRDITATVEAIPLIASSIMSKKIAEGTDSLVLDVKFGSGAFLKDIERSRELARTMVALGTDAGVNTTALLTDMNIPLGLTIGNANEVRESVEVLAGGGPADLIELTVALATEMLNLAGMHDVDVAENLRNGKAMDSWRATIAAQGGDPDAALPTAAESHVVLSESDGMLLHQEALPFGIAAWRLGAGRARAEDAVIHAAGIDLHAKPGDMVRKGEPLFTLYANDAARFERALEAVEGAYVIGDASTFVPRNSLIAERITGE, from the coding sequence ATGAGTACCCCCACGATCGAGCCTTTCGACGCTGTTCAACTCATCTCCATCAAACGTGACAAAGGGGAGCTGAGCACCGAACAGATTCAGTGGATGATTAATGCCTACACCCGCGGCTTCATCGCTCAAGAACAGATGTCAGCCATGACCATGGCTATTTTCCTCAACGGCATGACCCGTCGAGAAATCAAAGACATGACCATGGCCATGATTGCTTCAGGAGAGCGCATGGACTTCTCTGCGCTGAACCGCCCCACAGCTGATAAGCACTCCACAGGTGGTGTGGGAGACAAGATCACACTTCCTTTGATGCCCCTCGTTGCTTCTTTTGGTGTTGCTGTTCCACAGCTTTCTGGCCGAGGACTTGGTCACACCGGTGGAACCTTGGACAAACTTGAATCCATTTCTGGTTGGCGAGCACATCTATCCAATGAAGAGATGTTCAATCAACTCGCGAAGCTCAACGGTGTGATCTGTGCTGCGGGCTCTGGTCTAGCTCCCGCAGATGGCAAACTTTATGCCCTGCGCGACATCACGGCAACCGTGGAAGCGATCCCCTTGATTGCTTCCAGCATCATGAGCAAGAAGATTGCCGAAGGAACAGACAGCCTCGTCCTGGATGTGAAGTTTGGTTCTGGTGCATTTCTTAAAGACATAGAACGCTCACGCGAACTTGCCCGGACCATGGTTGCCCTCGGCACGGATGCTGGCGTAAACACCACAGCTTTGCTCACGGATATGAACATTCCTCTGGGTCTCACCATTGGTAATGCAAATGAGGTTCGTGAATCTGTTGAGGTATTGGCAGGCGGGGGTCCCGCTGATCTGATTGAGCTAACCGTGGCCCTGGCTACGGAAATGCTCAACCTGGCTGGCATGCATGATGTGGACGTCGCGGAGAATCTCCGCAACGGCAAAGCTATGGATTCCTGGCGTGCAACGATTGCTGCTCAGGGGGGAGACCCTGACGCGGCACTGCCCACAGCCGCGGAATCACACGTGGTTCTGTCCGAGAGCGATGGCATGCTGTTGCACCAAGAAGCCCTTCCCTTTGGGATTGCTGCCTGGCGTTTGGGTGCTGGACGCGCCCGTGCTGAGGATGCTGTTATCCACGCAGCAGGTATTGATCTTCACGCCAAGCCAGGCGACATGGTTCGCAAGGGTGAGCCGCTGTTCACGCTCTATGCCAACGATGCAGCTCGCTTTGAGCGTGCGCTGGAAGCAGTTGAAGGAGCTTATGTCATTGGTGATGCCAGCACTTTCGTGCCCCGCAACTCGCTCATTGCTGAGCGCATCACCGGCGAATAG
- a CDS encoding cytidine deaminase, which produces MGSTSEDIKWDVLRNAAKAAMKNAYVPYSSFPVGAAALVDDGRIISGCNVENASYGLTLCAECSLVSQLHATGGGKLIAFTCVDGNGEVLMPCGRCRQLLYEHSTEGMVLETVSGFKTIDEVLPDAFGPRQLDAYTAQSKDKS; this is translated from the coding sequence ATGGGTTCGACAAGTGAAGACATCAAATGGGATGTCTTACGCAATGCTGCAAAAGCAGCAATGAAGAACGCATATGTTCCTTACTCCTCCTTCCCCGTGGGAGCAGCAGCTCTGGTCGATGACGGCCGTATCATCTCTGGCTGCAATGTGGAGAACGCGTCCTATGGCCTCACCCTCTGTGCTGAGTGCAGCCTGGTTTCTCAGCTTCATGCCACTGGAGGTGGAAAGCTCATTGCATTCACCTGCGTGGATGGCAACGGTGAAGTACTAATGCCCTGCGGTCGTTGCCGTCAACTTCTCTACGAACATTCAACCGAGGGCATGGTCCTTGAAACCGTATCCGGATTCAAGACCATAGATGAGGTCTTGCCAGATGCCTTCGGACCTCGCCAGCTCGATGCCTATACTGCACAATCCAAGGACAAGTCATGA
- a CDS encoding ABC transporter permease: MSQSLTLNNETANTVVLRSWKAPIAFAAFTAVSFLIFILFNTGASTNFRLSTESDFIQLPSIDLPALATGIVVTAVLFVITMVSFFFSRRGKSSPVWMISAFGFFFMVGFLTWAGADGSILIPGLLLGTLGLSIPLIFGALGGIISERVGVINIAIEGQLLAGAFVSAMVATLTGSPYLGLASAMVAGMLVSFVLATFSVKYLVDQVIVGVVLNVLVLGLTSFLYSQVLSANTPALNSPPRFDRIEIPLLSQIPIIGPVLFRQTVIVYLMYVIVAIVAYALFKTKWGLRLRSVGEHPMAADTVGINVAATRFWNVALAGAIAGIGGAYFTLGSVGAFQKEMTAGAGFIALAAVIFGRWDPIRATLAALLFGFASNLQNVLSIIGSPVPSEFMLMLPYVVTIFAVAGFVGRVRGPAAAGKPYVKS, encoded by the coding sequence ATGAGTCAGAGCCTCACACTTAACAATGAGACTGCAAACACAGTGGTGTTGCGTAGTTGGAAAGCACCCATTGCTTTTGCCGCGTTTACTGCTGTCTCCTTTCTCATTTTCATCCTTTTCAATACTGGGGCAAGTACAAATTTCCGTCTTTCAACAGAGTCAGATTTCATTCAACTTCCCTCTATTGATTTGCCGGCTCTGGCAACCGGAATAGTTGTGACCGCTGTGCTGTTTGTCATCACCATGGTCAGCTTCTTCTTTTCTCGAAGAGGAAAGTCATCCCCAGTGTGGATGATAAGTGCATTCGGTTTTTTCTTTATGGTGGGCTTCCTCACCTGGGCCGGTGCAGATGGATCAATCCTCATCCCAGGTCTTCTTCTAGGGACACTTGGTCTGAGTATTCCACTGATTTTTGGAGCACTTGGTGGAATTATCTCCGAGCGCGTTGGCGTCATCAACATTGCAATTGAAGGACAGCTCTTGGCTGGTGCTTTTGTTTCGGCGATGGTAGCTACCCTGACTGGATCGCCTTACCTTGGTTTGGCTTCAGCAATGGTTGCCGGAATGCTCGTTTCGTTTGTCTTGGCAACTTTCTCAGTCAAATATTTGGTCGATCAAGTCATTGTTGGTGTTGTTCTTAATGTTCTCGTGCTCGGCCTTACAAGCTTTTTGTATTCGCAGGTCCTGAGCGCAAACACTCCAGCATTGAACTCTCCTCCCCGTTTTGATCGCATCGAAATTCCCCTTCTCAGCCAAATCCCCATTATTGGGCCGGTGCTTTTTAGACAAACAGTCATTGTCTATCTGATGTATGTGATTGTTGCGATTGTTGCCTATGCCCTTTTCAAAACCAAGTGGGGGCTACGCTTGCGTTCAGTGGGTGAACATCCCATGGCTGCGGACACAGTTGGAATTAACGTTGCCGCGACGAGATTCTGGAACGTGGCACTCGCTGGTGCAATCGCCGGAATCGGCGGGGCTTACTTTACGCTCGGTTCTGTCGGTGCATTCCAAAAAGAAATGACCGCGGGAGCTGGATTTATAGCCCTTGCCGCGGTGATTTTTGGTCGCTGGGATCCCATCCGAGCAACCCTGGCCGCGTTGCTGTTTGGTTTTGCGAGCAATCTGCAAAACGTTCTATCTATCATCGGCTCACCTGTGCCCAGTGAGTTCATGTTGATGTTGCCATATGTCGTCACCATCTTTGCTGTTGCCGGCTTTGTTGGTCGCGTCCGCGGACCCGCAGCAGCGGGGAAGCCCTACGTAAAGAGCTAG
- a CDS encoding ABC transporter permease — protein MSKNTTETGLTPEGEIAPPSRWNIALKEMLGGSVVISILSVISALIVGAILIAVTDPQVHKATTYFLARPMSTFQAIWDSVFGAYSSLFQGSVYNFRRPAFATGIKPLTETLTFATPLIIAGLGVALAFRVGLFNIGGRGQMLIAAACAGYVGFTWQLPPVIHLIVAIVAGIIGGALWAGIVGVLKARTGAHEVIVTIMLNYIAFYLVSWMLRTQGFLQAPGSNNPKTAPILETAVLPKLLGPSYNLNSGFLLVVLLTVFVWWLLSRSSLGFQFRAVGENPNAARVAGIRVDRMYIYAMLFSGGLIAVAGVIQVLGVVPSGFSSGIDAGIGFDAITVALLGRARPWGVFFAGILFGAFKAGGFAMQAAEGIPIDIVLVVQSLIVLFIAAPPLIRAMFRLPVPAGEPKPVSLRRPRVKAVAR, from the coding sequence ATGAGCAAAAACACAACCGAAACAGGACTCACACCTGAAGGGGAAATTGCGCCACCTTCGCGTTGGAATATTGCATTGAAAGAAATGCTCGGTGGCAGTGTTGTGATTTCCATATTGTCTGTCATCAGTGCTCTCATCGTAGGCGCAATACTGATCGCAGTAACCGATCCTCAGGTTCACAAAGCGACGACTTATTTCCTCGCTCGCCCAATGTCCACATTCCAAGCAATCTGGGATTCTGTCTTCGGAGCATACTCGTCACTCTTTCAAGGCTCTGTGTATAACTTCCGTCGACCAGCTTTCGCCACAGGAATTAAGCCTCTGACGGAAACGCTCACCTTTGCGACCCCATTGATTATTGCCGGACTAGGTGTTGCCCTAGCTTTCCGAGTTGGTTTATTCAACATTGGTGGTCGAGGTCAGATGCTCATTGCTGCGGCCTGTGCGGGGTATGTCGGATTCACGTGGCAACTGCCCCCTGTTATTCACCTTATTGTTGCCATTGTTGCCGGAATTATTGGTGGAGCTCTGTGGGCAGGAATCGTGGGTGTACTCAAGGCCCGCACCGGAGCGCATGAGGTCATCGTGACCATCATGCTCAATTACATTGCTTTCTACCTAGTTTCTTGGATGCTGAGAACTCAAGGATTCTTGCAAGCACCTGGTTCAAATAACCCCAAGACTGCGCCCATCCTCGAAACCGCTGTTCTTCCTAAATTGCTCGGGCCCAGCTATAACCTCAATTCAGGATTCCTCCTCGTCGTCCTGCTCACTGTGTTCGTTTGGTGGCTATTGTCACGTTCTAGCCTGGGATTTCAATTCCGTGCAGTTGGAGAGAACCCTAACGCAGCACGAGTTGCAGGTATTCGCGTTGATCGGATGTACATCTACGCGATGCTGTTCTCAGGTGGACTTATCGCTGTTGCGGGTGTGATCCAAGTGCTGGGAGTTGTTCCTTCCGGCTTTAGTTCCGGTATTGATGCTGGTATCGGCTTCGACGCAATAACCGTTGCGCTTCTAGGACGCGCTCGGCCGTGGGGAGTTTTCTTCGCCGGTATTCTTTTTGGCGCATTCAAAGCGGGTGGTTTTGCCATGCAAGCTGCTGAAGGAATTCCCATCGATATTGTTCTGGTTGTTCAGTCACTTATTGTGTTGTTCATTGCAGCTCCGCCCCTCATCCGAGCAATGTTTAGGCTTCCGGTCCCTGCTGGCGAACCTAAGCCTGTATCGTTGCGACGCCCCCGAGTTAAGGCGGTGGCACGATGA
- a CDS encoding ABC transporter ATP-binding protein codes for MKLELRNITKRFGQLTANDHINLVAMPGKIHALVGENGAGKSTLMNVLFGLYQADEGEILLDDVVQQFSGPGDAMAAGIGMVHQHFMLIPVFTVAENVMLGHEETKRGGRLDIDAARKLVLDVSARFGFDIDPDAMVGDLPVGVQQRVEIIKALSRDAQVLIFDEPTAVLTPQETDELMEIMKQLRDAGTAIIFITHKLREVREVADEITVIRLGKVVGEASPTASNTELAEMMVGRAVQLTVDKEEPQLGPNALVVESLSVIDTNGIPVVDNVSFTIKAGEIVCIAGVQGNGQTELTEAILGLAQHVTGSITLNGEQLLGKSVRHILDAGVGFVPEDRTQDGLVGSFTIAENLMLDRAHGAPFVRAGALQLKTLSEFATQTSAEFDVRSQGITSKASQLSGGNQQKIVLARELSRDLSLFVAAQPTRGIDVGSIEFVHKRIVETRDSGIPVLVVSSELDEVVALADRIAVMYKGKIVGIVPSDTPRATLGLMMAGEAPSGVAA; via the coding sequence ATGAAGCTCGAACTGCGCAATATCACTAAGCGTTTTGGTCAGTTGACGGCCAACGACCACATCAACCTTGTGGCTATGCCTGGCAAAATTCATGCGCTCGTCGGAGAAAATGGTGCTGGTAAGTCGACACTGATGAACGTCTTGTTTGGTCTCTATCAAGCAGACGAGGGAGAGATTCTTCTGGACGATGTCGTTCAGCAATTCTCCGGACCCGGTGATGCCATGGCAGCTGGAATTGGAATGGTGCATCAGCACTTCATGCTTATTCCAGTCTTTACGGTGGCGGAGAACGTAATGCTGGGCCATGAAGAGACTAAGAGGGGTGGGCGCCTAGATATTGATGCGGCCCGAAAGTTGGTGCTTGATGTCAGTGCCCGCTTTGGATTCGATATTGACCCAGACGCGATGGTTGGCGATCTACCAGTTGGTGTGCAACAGCGTGTAGAAATTATCAAGGCGTTGTCTCGTGATGCACAAGTATTGATTTTTGACGAGCCCACAGCAGTCCTCACTCCGCAAGAGACAGACGAGTTGATGGAAATCATGAAGCAACTTCGTGATGCGGGAACTGCCATTATTTTCATCACCCACAAACTCAGAGAAGTTCGCGAGGTTGCCGATGAGATTACCGTGATTCGTCTCGGGAAAGTTGTGGGAGAAGCGTCACCAACTGCCTCAAACACAGAACTCGCAGAAATGATGGTAGGTCGCGCGGTTCAACTCACTGTAGATAAGGAAGAACCACAACTCGGCCCTAATGCCCTCGTCGTTGAATCTTTGTCTGTCATTGATACCAATGGAATTCCCGTCGTGGATAACGTCAGTTTCACAATTAAGGCTGGCGAGATTGTGTGTATTGCAGGGGTCCAAGGAAACGGTCAAACAGAATTGACAGAGGCTATCTTGGGGCTAGCACAGCACGTCACTGGTTCCATCACGCTTAACGGAGAGCAACTACTTGGGAAATCAGTTCGTCACATCCTTGATGCGGGAGTTGGCTTTGTCCCCGAAGACAGAACCCAAGACGGCCTGGTGGGTAGTTTTACAATTGCAGAGAATCTCATGCTTGATCGAGCACATGGTGCCCCATTCGTCCGAGCAGGTGCACTCCAACTCAAAACTCTTTCTGAATTCGCAACCCAAACGTCAGCTGAATTCGACGTTCGCTCTCAAGGGATAACGTCAAAAGCATCACAATTGTCTGGTGGTAATCAACAAAAAATTGTGTTGGCCAGAGAGCTTAGTCGCGACTTAAGCCTCTTCGTTGCAGCTCAACCAACTCGCGGAATCGATGTGGGCTCAATTGAGTTTGTGCATAAGCGAATCGTAGAGACCCGCGACAGCGGTATACCTGTGCTGGTCGTGTCGAGCGAGTTGGATGAAGTTGTTGCACTCGCAGACAGAATCGCAGTGATGTACAAGGGAAAGATTGTGGGAATCGTTCCTTCAGACACGCCTCGAGCAACTCTAGGTTTGATGATGGCAGGCGAAGCACCTTCTGGAGTTGCAGCATGA
- a CDS encoding BMP family ABC transporter substrate-binding protein → MGIFSRKVAISSVAALGVVALLAGCASAPADEAADGGSLALPCMVSDSGGFDDKSFNQSGFEGLTAASDELGVTPITVESAAETDFAPNIQSLVDQGCTLITTVGFLLADATKEAAAANPDVNFAIVDDSSIVADNVKPIVFDTAQAAFLAGYTAASYSTTGVVGTFGGMQIPPVTIFMDGFADGVAYYNQENGANVKVVGWDVASQTGSFTGGFAAGVEAKTAAQGLIDQNADVIFPVGGPIFLSAAEAIKDSGKDIPLIGVDSDAYLTAPEIKSMFLTSVLKQVGVGVADVTLAAANGKFDNTPFVGTLANGGVGLAPFHDYASKVNPDLQSQLDAITKGINDGSIQVVSPSSPK, encoded by the coding sequence TTGGGAATTTTTTCTCGTAAGGTAGCCATCAGCAGCGTTGCAGCTCTTGGTGTTGTTGCCCTGTTGGCTGGTTGTGCCAGCGCACCCGCAGACGAAGCAGCCGACGGCGGCAGCCTCGCCCTTCCTTGCATGGTTTCTGACTCAGGTGGATTCGACGACAAGTCGTTCAACCAGTCTGGTTTTGAAGGACTCACTGCAGCTTCTGACGAATTGGGTGTAACCCCCATCACCGTCGAGTCAGCTGCAGAGACTGACTTCGCACCAAACATTCAGAGCCTCGTAGACCAAGGTTGCACCTTGATCACAACCGTTGGTTTCTTGCTTGCAGACGCTACTAAAGAAGCAGCAGCAGCTAACCCCGATGTGAACTTCGCCATCGTTGACGACAGCAGCATTGTTGCTGACAACGTGAAGCCCATCGTTTTCGACACTGCTCAGGCAGCGTTCCTTGCTGGTTACACCGCAGCTAGCTACAGCACCACAGGTGTAGTCGGTACTTTCGGTGGTATGCAGATTCCACCAGTAACCATCTTCATGGATGGTTTTGCTGATGGTGTTGCATACTACAACCAGGAAAACGGCGCTAACGTCAAGGTCGTTGGTTGGGATGTCGCATCTCAAACCGGTTCTTTCACTGGTGGATTCGCAGCTGGCGTTGAAGCAAAGACTGCAGCTCAGGGTCTCATCGACCAGAACGCTGACGTCATCTTCCCCGTTGGTGGTCCTATCTTCCTCAGCGCTGCTGAAGCAATCAAGGACTCCGGCAAGGACATTCCTCTGATTGGTGTTGACTCCGACGCTTACCTCACTGCACCAGAAATCAAGAGCATGTTCTTGACCTCTGTTCTCAAGCAGGTTGGTGTTGGTGTTGCTGATGTAACTCTCGCAGCTGCAAACGGCAAGTTCGACAACACTCCTTTCGTGGGAACACTCGCTAACGGCGGTGTAGGTCTAGCACCATTCCACGACTACGCATCGAAGGTAAACCCTGACCTCCAGAGCCAGTTGGATGCCATTACTAAGGGCATCAACGATGGTTCTATCCAGGTAGTTTCACCTTCTTCGCCTAAGTAA
- the argG gene encoding argininosuccinate synthase produces MSKVLSSLPVGERVGIAFSGGLDTSVAVAWMREKGAIPCTYTANLGQYDEPDIDSVPGRALEYGAEIARLIDCRGPLVEEGLVALQCGAFHIRTAGKTYFNTTPLGRAVTGTMLVRAMHEDGVDIWGDGSTYKGNDIERFYRYGLMANPSLRIYKPWLDADFVNELGGRHEMSEWLLARDLPYHASKEKAYSTDANIWGASHEAKLLEHLDQGLDLVEPIMGVAAWRDDVEVKTEEVTVAFEAGRPVSINGKRYDDPVALVLEANAIGGRHGLGVSDQVENRIIEAKSRGIYEAPGMALLHIVYERLLNAIHNEDTLANYAAEGRRLGRLMYEGRWFDPQALMLRESIVRWVGSAVTGEVTLRLRRGDDYTILNTTGPALSYHPDKLSMERVEDAAFGPEDRIGQLTMRNLDIADSRERLEQYAAQGIVEGGAAVLMGDLKAAALEKGKK; encoded by the coding sequence ATGTCTAAGGTTCTTTCTTCTTTGCCCGTTGGTGAGCGCGTCGGTATTGCTTTCTCAGGAGGTCTTGATACCTCTGTCGCTGTAGCGTGGATGCGCGAAAAGGGTGCTATTCCTTGCACCTATACCGCCAATCTTGGTCAGTATGACGAACCCGACATCGATAGTGTCCCCGGCCGCGCACTCGAATACGGTGCAGAGATTGCTCGCCTCATCGACTGCCGTGGACCACTGGTTGAAGAAGGTCTCGTTGCTTTGCAGTGTGGCGCATTCCACATACGTACTGCTGGAAAGACCTACTTCAACACCACACCGCTTGGTCGCGCGGTCACCGGTACCATGCTCGTTCGCGCAATGCACGAAGACGGCGTTGATATTTGGGGTGACGGTTCCACTTATAAGGGCAACGATATTGAGCGTTTCTACCGCTACGGCCTCATGGCAAACCCTTCACTTCGTATCTACAAGCCATGGCTTGACGCAGATTTCGTCAACGAGCTCGGTGGCCGTCACGAGATGAGCGAATGGCTTCTTGCCCGCGATCTTCCCTACCACGCCTCCAAAGAAAAGGCATACTCCACAGACGCCAATATCTGGGGTGCTTCCCACGAAGCGAAGCTGTTGGAACACCTTGACCAGGGTCTCGACCTCGTCGAACCCATCATGGGTGTTGCTGCGTGGCGTGATGACGTTGAGGTCAAGACTGAAGAAGTCACGGTTGCTTTTGAAGCAGGCCGCCCCGTCTCCATCAACGGCAAGCGTTATGACGACCCTGTTGCTCTTGTACTTGAAGCTAACGCTATTGGTGGTCGCCACGGCTTGGGTGTTTCTGATCAGGTTGAAAACCGCATCATTGAGGCAAAGAGCCGCGGGATTTATGAAGCTCCAGGAATGGCTCTGTTGCACATCGTTTACGAACGGCTGCTCAATGCCATTCACAACGAGGACACCCTTGCGAACTATGCAGCTGAGGGTCGCCGCCTAGGTCGCCTGATGTACGAGGGTCGCTGGTTTGACCCTCAAGCACTCATGCTGCGTGAGTCAATTGTTCGCTGGGTTGGCTCTGCCGTCACCGGTGAAGTGACTTTGCGCTTGCGCCGCGGAGACGATTACACCATTCTCAACACCACTGGTCCTGCACTGAGCTACCACCCCGACAAGCTCTCGATGGAACGCGTTGAAGATGCTGCTTTCGGTCCTGAAGACCGCATTGGTCAACTAACCATGCGTAACCTCGACATTGCTGACTCGCGTGAACGCCTCGAGCAGTATGCAGCTCAAGGCATAGTTGAGGGTGGAGCTGCCGTGCTCATGGGTGACCTCAAAGCTGCCGCTCTAGAAAAGGGAAAGAAATAA